A window from Megalops cyprinoides isolate fMegCyp1 chromosome 8, fMegCyp1.pri, whole genome shotgun sequence encodes these proteins:
- the LOC118781641 gene encoding DEP domain-containing protein 7-like, with amino-acid sequence MATVKEMAAALNLSGTFLHPPPVDCRMASEPFRATYIWSSIINNLQTRVEVKRRRHNLKSHNDCFLGSEAVDVILEHIVQHKFFGELEIPRAKVVRVCQNLMDCKVFEPVGTKVFRKEKRATFEDSNVSLYRFLNTQNTSTNSLETGSDTPGIQRTIYNTPCRRRDEPIYANCTPARIDMSLEHLLGDLNVNPTNALSKTRVDEVWREQALLRLLKLIDLPMLDTLLEGLESHQPPLHSMDSDFNLLYTRNYLDREVLKAFSASQEDRWLSAAVDCLEFLPDQLVVEVSSGLPSWTDDPQQCKRLLFSALTKHYSQPKFPPLLTNHMFDIHSGITELIVNGKLERALEALQLCLRLLPPHNREELRRLLCFMAVAAKPQEIKLHKEIENRMAVKRAFTRAIVHSKHLAKGKVDLLVLLLLDNHSEVFKIPGALHKLVSDKLVSILHGKDSDLITDAPYCQQLPNKSYKEVVKNTTKEELLVLLRSIHENPKLSSKEKKRLLEQFYKGHPEIFVQYFWDQNTNRHVFRVYKGQKFSHILFQPISPRNRDAVCM; translated from the exons ATGGCTACAGTGAAGGAGATGGCGGCGGCTTTGAATCTCTCTGGGACGTTTTTGCACCCACCACCAG TGGACTGCAGAATGGCCAGCGAGCCATTCCGAGCCACATACATCTGGAGTAGCATCATCAATAACCTTCAGACTAGGGTGGAGGTGAAAAGGAGGCGCCACAACCTCAAGTCCCACAATGACTGCTTCCTGGGCTCTGAGGCCGTGGATGTCATCCTGGAGCACATTGTCCAGCACAAGTTCTTTGGTGAACTTGAGATACCCCGGGCTAAAGTGGTACGGGTGTGTCAGAATCTCATGGATTGCAAGGTTTTTGAGCCTGTGGGGACCAAAGTGTTCCGCAAGGAGAAGAGGGCCACGTTTGAGGACAGCAACGTCAGCCTTTACAGGTTTTTGAATACACAGAACACCTCCACAAACAGTCTTGAAACTGGAAGTGATACCCCTGGTATTCAGAGGACCATTTACAACACACCTTGCAGAAG GCGAGATGAGCCAATATATGCAAATTGTACACCTGCCAGAATAGACATGTCGTTGGAGCACCTTTTGGGGGACCTGAACGTAAATCCAACAAATGCATTATCGAAAACAA GAGTGGATGAAGTGTGGCGGGAGCAGGCATTGCTACGTCTGCTAAAGCTGATCGACCTCCCTATGCTGGACACGTTGTTGGAGGGCTTGGAGAGCCACCAGCCCCCATTGCACAGCATGGACAGTGACTTTAACCTGCTGTATACTAGAAACTACCTGGACAGGGAGGTTCTCAAGGCATTCAGTGCATCACA GGAAGACAGATggctctctgctgctgtagaCTGCCTGGAGTTCCTACCAGACCagctggtggtggaggtgaGCAGTGGCCTGCCCAGCTGGACCGACGACCCCCAGCAGTGCAAACGGCTGCTATTCAGTGCCCTAACCAAGCACTATAGCCAGCCCAAGTTTCCACCCCTGCTCACCAACCACATGTTTGACATCCACAGTGGCATCACTGAGCTGATAG tgaatGGGAAGCTGGAGCGTGCCTTGGAGGCGCTGCAGCTATGTCTGAGGCTGCTCCCCCCGCACAACCGGGAGGAACTACGCAGATTGCTCTGCTTCATGGCAGTGGCTGCAAAACCCCAGGAGATTAAACTTCACAAAGAG attgaGAACAGAATGGCAGTGAAAAGGGCATTTACCAGAGCCATTGTCCACAGCAAGCATCTGGCCAAGGGGAAGGTGGACCTTCTGGTTCTGCTGTTGCTAGACAATCACTCTGAAGTCTTTAAG attccAGGAGCCTTACATAAGCTGGTCAGTGATAAACTGGTATCCATTTTGCATGGAAAAGACTCAGATCTAATTACAG ATGCTCCCTACTGTCAGCAGCTCCCAAACAAGAGCTACAAAGAAGTTGTTAAAAACACCACAAAGGAAGAGCTGTTGGTCCTGCTCAGGTCAATCCATGAGAACCCAAAGCTGTCCTCCAAAGAGAAGAAACGTTTACTTGAGCAGTTTTACAAAGGCCATCCTGAAatttttgtacagtatttttgGGACCAGAAT ACAAATCGGCATGTGTTCCGAGTTTATAAAGGTCAGAAGTTTTCGCACATCCTGTTCCAGCCAATTTCCCCAAGAAACAGAGACGCCGTCTGCatgtga